Proteins co-encoded in one Ignavibacteria bacterium genomic window:
- the rplU gene encoding 50S ribosomal protein L21, which produces MFAIVDIKGSQYKVQEKQTLFIPKVSGEKGAKVNFDKVLIFSPDAKAIEVGTPMLNHNVEATILDHVKDEKIIVFKKKRRKGYKVRKGHKQQYTKVQIDKIN; this is translated from the coding sequence ATGTTTGCAATCGTTGACATAAAAGGCTCACAATACAAGGTTCAGGAAAAACAGACTCTATTTATACCTAAAGTTTCAGGTGAAAAAGGTGCTAAAGTTAATTTTGACAAGGTTCTTATTTTTTCCCCCGACGCTAAAGCTATCGAAGTAGGAACTCCTATGTTGAATCATAACGTTGAAGCTACAATTTTAGACCATGTAAAAGATGAAAAGATTATCGTTTTCAAAAAGAAAAGAAGAAAAGGCTATAAGGTTAGAAAAGGTCATAAACAACAGTACACAAAAGTTCAAATTGATAAAATAAATTAA
- the mdh gene encoding malate dehydrogenase: protein MKITIVGAGNVGATAAQIIVDRALANDVVLLDIVEGVPQGKALDIYQSAAIQYSDTKIHGVNTYELTANSDIAVITAGLPRKPGMSRDDLLNINAEIVSNATKEIVKYSPNAIIIVVSNPLDAMTYVSFVNSHFPRNRVIGMSGVLDTARLKAFICMELNVSIENINAIVLGGHGDSMVPLIRYTTVAGIPLSDLLPKNRIETLIERTRNGGAEIVKLLKSGSAYYAPAASTVQMIDAIVNNRKWIMAGCVYLQGEFGYNDICLGVPIKIGAQGMEEIVPLKLTDEEKAALDKSANDVKSMLKVVS from the coding sequence ATGAAAATTACAATCGTTGGTGCCGGTAATGTTGGAGCAACAGCCGCACAAATAATCGTTGACCGAGCTTTGGCAAACGATGTTGTACTGCTTGATATCGTAGAAGGAGTGCCTCAGGGCAAAGCACTTGATATCTATCAATCTGCTGCAATACAGTATTCTGACACAAAAATACACGGTGTTAATACGTATGAACTTACTGCAAATTCTGATATTGCTGTAATCACAGCGGGTCTTCCAAGAAAGCCGGGTATGTCGAGGGATGACCTCTTGAACATTAATGCTGAAATTGTTTCGAATGCCACGAAGGAGATAGTAAAGTACTCACCTAATGCAATTATTATAGTAGTCTCGAATCCGCTTGATGCGATGACCTACGTATCGTTTGTAAACAGTCATTTTCCGAGGAACAGGGTTATAGGAATGTCAGGTGTACTTGATACGGCTCGTTTAAAAGCTTTCATATGTATGGAACTGAATGTTTCAATTGAAAACATAAATGCAATAGTTCTTGGCGGACACGGCGATTCTATGGTGCCGTTAATCAGGTACACAACCGTTGCGGGTATTCCACTTTCAGACTTACTGCCTAAGAACAGGATTGAGACATTGATAGAAAGGACAAGAAACGGCGGTGCAGAAATCGTAAAACTACTTAAGTCAGGAAGTGCATATTACGCACCAGCGGCATCTACGGTACAGATGATTGACGCAATCGTAAACAACAGGAAGTGGATAATGGCAGGATGTGTTTATCTGCAGGGTGAATTTGGTTATAATGATATATGTCTCGGAGTGCCGATAAAGATAGGTGCACAGGGGATGGAAGAAATTGTTCCGTTGAAGCTCACTGATGAAGAGAAAGCCGCACTTGATAAGTCGGCAAACGATGTGAAATCGATGTTAAAAGTAGTAAGTTAA
- the rpmA gene encoding 50S ribosomal protein L27 encodes MAHKKGLGSSKNGRDSNSQRLGVKKFGGEVVKAGNILVRQRGTKFIPGKNVGLGKDYTIFALIDGKVKFTDKQGRKILNVLPVE; translated from the coding sequence ATGGCACATAAAAAAGGATTAGGCAGCTCTAAAAACGGCCGCGATTCAAACTCTCAGAGACTCGGTGTTAAAAAGTTCGGCGGAGAAGTTGTTAAAGCAGGAAATATTCTTGTCAGACAAAGAGGAACAAAATTCATTCCTGGAAAAAACGTTGGCCTCGGTAAGGATTACACAATTTTTGCTTTAATTGACGGCAAGGTAAAATTCACCGATAAACAGGGAAGAAAAATTCTTAACGTACTACCGGTAGAATAA
- a CDS encoding ATP-binding protein encodes MKLHKGSLILQSKRSEISKLENLLFTLNEFYKIDQERFVNFHIAVSEALMNAIVHGNKESKDKRVYVDIFEEENSVELIIKDEGTGFNTSDVPDPTKNNNLYKDHGRGIFIMKSLTDGYECKTCESGTTVKLRIVIKK; translated from the coding sequence GTGAAATTGCATAAAGGAAGTCTTATATTGCAAAGCAAGCGAAGCGAGATTAGTAAACTTGAAAATCTGCTATTTACGCTGAATGAGTTCTATAAAATAGACCAGGAAAGGTTTGTAAATTTTCACATTGCTGTTTCGGAAGCACTGATGAATGCGATTGTTCACGGTAATAAAGAGTCTAAGGATAAAAGGGTATATGTTGATATCTTTGAGGAAGAAAATTCTGTAGAGCTAATAATAAAAGATGAAGGAACGGGTTTTAATACGAGCGATGTGCCCGATCCTACGAAGAATAACAATCTTTATAAGGACCACGGAAGGGGAATATTTATAATGAAATCACTGACTGACGGATATGAGTGCAAGACGTGCGAAAGCGGAACCACTGTTAAACTGAGGATAGTGATAAAAAAGTAA
- a CDS encoding GNAT family N-acetyltransferase, protein MNGKYVVRNAALHELSIFTDYARKEGWNPGLNDIMSFWESDNRGFFVGLLDNTPIATISCVKYDDNFAFMGFYIVRSEYREHGYGIKIWDNALEYACDINIGLDGVLAQQQNYERSGFKLAYKNIRFEGLNNVVSGFDKTVDFDESLFDELNSYDNKHFLSDRRGFLKVWFKNAKAVKVKLHGSKATGFGVIRECFSGYKIGPVFADDKNTAEAIITDLLKSIPIGEKFYLDVPAVNKRAIRICEKMYMKKVFETVRMYNKYIPDVPVNNVFGVTTFELG, encoded by the coding sequence ATGAACGGTAAATATGTAGTAAGAAATGCAGCATTACACGAGTTGAGTATTTTTACGGATTATGCGAGAAAAGAGGGCTGGAATCCGGGTTTGAATGACATAATGTCATTTTGGGAATCAGATAATAGGGGTTTTTTCGTCGGTCTACTCGATAACACTCCAATAGCAACGATTTCATGCGTGAAATATGACGATAATTTTGCTTTTATGGGATTTTATATAGTCCGCAGTGAATACAGAGAACATGGGTATGGGATAAAAATCTGGGACAATGCACTCGAGTACGCATGCGATATCAATATTGGATTAGATGGTGTACTTGCACAGCAACAAAACTATGAAAGGTCGGGCTTTAAACTGGCGTATAAAAACATTAGGTTTGAAGGATTGAATAATGTTGTTTCGGGTTTCGATAAAACTGTTGATTTTGATGAGAGTTTATTCGATGAACTAAACTCTTATGACAACAAACATTTTCTATCTGACAGGAGAGGTTTTTTAAAAGTCTGGTTCAAGAATGCAAAAGCGGTTAAAGTGAAATTACACGGAAGCAAAGCAACAGGTTTTGGAGTAATCAGGGAATGTTTCAGCGGTTATAAGATAGGACCCGTATTTGCTGACGACAAAAATACAGCTGAAGCAATAATTACTGACCTGTTAAAATCCATACCCATAGGTGAAAAGTTCTATCTTGATGTACCGGCTGTTAACAAGCGAGCCATTAGAATATGTGAAAAGATGTACATGAAAAAAGTATTTGAAACAGTGAGGATGTACAACAAGTACATTCCGGATGTACCTGTTAATAACGTATTTGGTGTTACAACGTTTGAGCTTGGTTAA
- a CDS encoding MarC family protein, which produces MEVFLHSASIAFITLFPLVNPVGGVPLFCTLTANSDEAYRRQMSLKTAISVIAILVVFLFMGKLLLEFFNINLAVLKVAGGLIVAHTAWEMVTNKSKLSTDETRELNEKQDISFTPMAMPVLSGPGSIGAAIGLTSAKSITSIDYYLGFCIGIFLIGVIVYVLLILSTKLFKILGNTGIGVLSRIMGFFILAIAVQLIYEGIISLKLL; this is translated from the coding sequence ATGGAAGTATTTTTACATTCTGCTTCGATAGCTTTTATAACTCTGTTCCCGCTCGTAAATCCTGTTGGCGGTGTTCCGCTTTTCTGCACTTTAACTGCTAACAGCGACGAAGCGTACCGGAGACAAATGTCACTAAAAACAGCGATAAGCGTCATTGCTATCCTTGTAGTATTTCTTTTTATGGGTAAACTTCTTCTTGAATTTTTCAATATAAACCTCGCTGTGCTTAAAGTAGCCGGTGGTTTGATTGTTGCGCATACAGCCTGGGAAATGGTCACGAATAAGAGTAAGCTTTCAACAGATGAAACCCGGGAACTGAATGAAAAGCAGGATATTTCATTCACTCCTATGGCTATGCCCGTCCTCAGCGGTCCCGGCTCTATTGGTGCTGCTATCGGTCTAACATCCGCAAAGTCAATCACTTCTATCGATTACTACCTTGGATTTTGTATAGGTATTTTTTTAATAGGCGTTATCGTTTATGTTCTGCTGATTCTATCTACTAAACTTTTTAAGATTCTCGGTAATACGGGTATTGGCGTTCTTAGCAGGATAATGGGATTCTTCATACTCGCTATAGCTGTTCAGCTTATTTACGAAGGTATTATTTCTTTGAAATTGCTGTAG
- a CDS encoding YqgE/AlgH family protein: MGHKESKVDAGKILISAPHLSDFFSRTVIVLTEYNENGSLGFVINRPVEGKLSELVEDFPEFDAKVMLGGPVETEIVNFIHRAGDIIEGGLEICDGIFWGGNFNTLKLLAESGSLNPRDFIFFLGYSGWSAGQLDGELRGNTWIVTESEADLIFDLEPDKIWAETLKRMGGEYNTIASFPVDPSVN; the protein is encoded by the coding sequence ATGGGACATAAAGAATCAAAAGTTGATGCAGGAAAAATATTAATCTCCGCACCTCATTTGTCGGATTTCTTTTCACGAACCGTTATAGTCTTGACTGAATATAACGAAAACGGTTCTCTGGGATTTGTTATAAACAGACCGGTTGAAGGAAAACTAAGTGAATTAGTCGAAGACTTTCCCGAATTTGATGCAAAGGTAATGCTCGGTGGTCCTGTAGAAACTGAGATTGTTAATTTCATTCATAGAGCGGGTGATATTATCGAAGGAGGTCTTGAGATTTGTGATGGTATTTTCTGGGGAGGAAATTTTAATACGCTTAAACTTCTCGCTGAATCAGGTAGTCTGAATCCTCGTGACTTTATTTTCTTTCTCGGATATTCAGGATGGAGTGCCGGACAGCTTGACGGCGAACTTCGGGGAAATACATGGATTGTAACTGAATCAGAGGCTGACCTAATTTTCGACTTAGAACCCGATAAAATCTGGGCTGAAACTCTTAAAAGAATGGGCGGTGAGTACAACACTATTGCAAGCTTCCCCGTCGACCCCTCTGTTAATTAA